The Planctomycetia bacterium genome window below encodes:
- a CDS encoding FecR domain-containing protein encodes MNCDSIIEHLSAWIDDELPTELQQQVATHVQRCDACRALAEELRTLDQRLHLEMQPYQQHAHQIAEAVLAEVKPVIVPWQNKSISTTPWRTWLLAVSAAAAGFLLAWLWLPRPAAGQINPAQDLANVNPSPASTMQLTVASGAVEIQKDGNWTAMPTGGLVGCGVPVRTSERGRCEFRTPDGSEVRLNHGTEMVFNSPRQIRLQKGQVWSTVAKAPDPFQVFAATMTVTALGTQFDLAHLPDRTMLSVLEGNTRVENQGKIFEVGSGHQFLVDKQQESKLPKQEFELCQATNWVHEILVLKGRDNPELSRRINDIFAGIGHTKMEFLLDEEIRLLGDHAVIPLIRYLQSDRSRDEDFKRRKAARLLADLAQPRSIGELIPLLTDRDPQVRAGIAAGLKRLTGQELGYSTQAWQAAAPMSCQSMQKTWQQWWADNQSRCAVDGK; translated from the coding sequence ATGAACTGCGACTCAATCATTGAACATCTGAGCGCATGGATCGATGACGAATTGCCTACAGAACTGCAGCAACAGGTTGCCACGCACGTTCAGCGCTGCGATGCATGCCGAGCACTGGCTGAGGAATTGCGTACACTTGATCAGCGTTTGCATTTAGAAATGCAGCCGTATCAACAGCATGCCCATCAAATCGCTGAGGCGGTTCTGGCTGAAGTGAAGCCAGTCATAGTTCCATGGCAGAATAAGTCCATCAGTACTACCCCTTGGCGAACATGGTTGCTGGCTGTCTCAGCTGCAGCGGCAGGGTTTCTCCTCGCCTGGCTGTGGCTGCCCCGTCCAGCTGCAGGACAGATCAATCCGGCTCAAGACCTAGCTAATGTGAACCCTTCTCCTGCGTCAACAATGCAACTCACAGTTGCCAGCGGTGCAGTGGAAATACAGAAAGACGGCAACTGGACGGCAATGCCCACCGGCGGTTTGGTTGGGTGTGGAGTTCCAGTGCGCACGTCAGAACGAGGCCGGTGTGAGTTTCGTACGCCCGATGGTTCTGAAGTCAGGTTGAATCATGGCACGGAGATGGTGTTCAATAGCCCACGACAAATTCGATTGCAGAAAGGGCAGGTCTGGTCAACGGTCGCGAAAGCGCCTGATCCTTTCCAGGTTTTTGCCGCCACGATGACGGTGACAGCGCTGGGCACTCAGTTCGATCTTGCACATTTGCCTGATCGAACCATGCTCTCGGTTCTGGAAGGTAACACTCGGGTGGAGAACCAGGGCAAGATTTTCGAAGTAGGCTCAGGGCATCAATTTCTGGTGGACAAGCAGCAGGAAAGTAAATTACCCAAGCAGGAATTTGAATTATGCCAGGCAACCAACTGGGTACATGAAATTCTGGTGCTCAAAGGGCGAGATAACCCGGAATTGTCCCGCCGCATCAATGATATCTTTGCAGGCATTGGCCATACCAAGATGGAGTTCCTGCTGGATGAGGAGATTCGTCTGTTGGGCGATCACGCTGTAATTCCGCTGATACGGTATCTGCAATCTGATCGATCCCGTGATGAGGATTTCAAACGAAGGAAAGCGGCTCGCCTGCTGGCTGATCTGGCACAGCCACGTTCCATTGGTGAACTCATTCCATTGTTAACAGACCGCGATCCACAAGTGCGGGCTGGCATCGCAGCAGGGTTGAAGAGGTTGACAGGTCAGGAACTTGGATATTCCACCCAGGCCTGGCAAGCCGCAGCGCCAATGAGTTGCCAATCGATGCAGAAAACCTGGCAGCAGTGGTGGGCTGACAATCAATCTCGCTGTGCTGTGGATGGGAAGTGA
- a CDS encoding RNA polymerase sigma factor produces MTDGELVRQIWAGNTASLTELVHRWSGRILAQCHALVRRGDVAPDLAQETLLRGIRSLNTLQVPEHFGAWLRGIGRRVCLDWLKAKARTTVPFSSLNGQTNLANEIPGRPISPAEEHQEELSLALAELPEESREVLLLYYYQDVTYQELATVLQVSSATVNARLTKARMLLRQKLCPQESRP; encoded by the coding sequence ATGACGGACGGTGAGCTGGTCCGTCAAATCTGGGCAGGCAATACTGCTTCACTGACGGAACTCGTGCACCGTTGGTCGGGGAGAATCCTTGCGCAGTGTCATGCGCTGGTACGGCGGGGAGATGTTGCTCCCGATCTGGCTCAGGAAACCTTATTGCGCGGCATTCGAAGCCTGAACACGCTGCAGGTGCCTGAACATTTTGGCGCCTGGCTGCGGGGCATTGGCCGCCGGGTTTGCCTTGATTGGCTGAAAGCCAAGGCACGCACCACGGTGCCATTCAGTTCTCTGAACGGCCAAACCAACCTGGCTAATGAAATACCCGGCCGACCTATCAGCCCAGCGGAAGAACATCAGGAAGAATTATCACTGGCACTGGCTGAATTGCCTGAGGAGTCTCGTGAAGTGTTGCTCCTTTACTATTACCAGGATGTGACATACCAGGAACTGGCAACCGTTCTGCAGGTTTCTTCTGCAACCGTGAATGCCAGGTTGACCAAAGCTCGGATGCTATTACGACAGAAACTTTGTCCCCAGGAGTCCAGACCATGA